A region from the Benincasa hispida cultivar B227 chromosome 10, ASM972705v1, whole genome shotgun sequence genome encodes:
- the LOC120088469 gene encoding putative E3 ubiquitin-protein ligase RING1a: MPAHKRSWSDSVHGEDPRDQQFSHQDAKQSRTEREPKTEIEGEEEEEEEEEQREQLKEGEREDEGREDEGEEEKQHKKLEEANGARDSEGSQSSSSEEKPEFIFVELSGIRKDVQCPICLGIIKKTRTVMECLHRFCRECIDKSMRLGNNECPACRTHCASRRSLRDDPNYDALIAALYPDIDKYEEEELTFHEEERNRNKQIQESIAQIFQRQSEALSKKRILGKDTAGVILTRSRRNHRNLHLRRQNGRGDDVSGYEDNEDEDDNNEGKDSSSADERFTEVRQRRKKRHPTVRSSQPSSSIAHVDSGCTDGCAESDLDMSRDNRTVSPGLVLNSEMLGWGRGGVRSNSRHGSAGGSSNKSSRSSRLMKLVNYLRGLDENNNELDVHLLLISVDKESTPSLKQPHLHCRPSLTVKHLREYVSRKTPLQADDVEILSVKGRHSTSKDQSTPRTSISIDGMSLVFDPLKYELQILEGEETLAGLQPDCIYSTDHLILGYRRKGRS; this comes from the exons ATGCCTGCACATAAACGTTCTTGGTCCGACAGTGTTCATGGAGAAGACCCCAGAGACCAACAATTCAGCCATCAAGATGCTAAGCAATCTCGAACAGAACGCGAGCCGAAGACTGAAATAGAAGGagaagaggaggaggaggaggaggaggagcaACGGGAACAGCTGAAGGAAGGAGAACGAGAAGACGAAGGTCGCGAAGACgaaggagaggaagaaaaacAACATAAGAAATTGGAAGAAGCGAACGGAGCGAGAG ATTCCGAAGGAAGCCAATCCTCTAGCTCTGAAGAGAAACCGGA GTTTATTTTTGTGGAGCTGTCAGGCATTCGAAAAGATGTTCAGTGCCCAATTTGTCTTG GAATTATTAAGAAAACGCGTACTGTAATGGAATGCTTGCACCGGTTCTGTAGAGAGTGCATTGACAAATCAATGCGGCTGGG GAACAATGAATGTCCAGCTTGCCGTACACATTGTGCCAGTAGACGTTCTTTGAGAGATGATCCAAATTATGATGCACTGATTGCCGCCCTATATCCAGATATTGATAAATATGAGGAGGAG GAATTAACATTTCACGAAGAAGAAAGGAATCGTAATAAACAG ATTCAGGAATCAATTGCACAGATCTTTCAACGTCAATCAGAAGCACTAAGTAAGAAACGCATATTGGGCAAGGATACAGCTGGTGTGATTCTAACAAGATCACGTCGCAATCATAGGAATCTTCATTTAAGGAGGCAAAATGGCCGAGGAGATGATGTGTCGGGATATGAAGataatgaagatgaagatgataaTAATGAGGGCAAAGATTCATCTTCTGCTGATGAAAGATTTACAGAAGTTAGGCAAAGGAGGAAGAAGAGACATCCTACTGTTCGATCCTCTCAGCCTTCTTCATCCATAGCCCATGTAGATAGTGGATGCACCGATGGATGTGCTGAAAGTGATCTAGATATGAGTAGAGATAATCGAACAGTTTCTCCAGGTCTTGTCTTGAACTCCGAAATGCTTGGTTGGGGGCGTGGTGGTGTACGTAGTAACTCCAGGCATGGTAGTGCTGGTGGTTCCAGCAATAAAAGTTCTAGGAGTAGTCGCTTAATGAAGTTAGTCAATTATCTGCGAGGCCTAGATGAAAATAACAATGAG TTAGATGTCCATCTCCTTCTTATTTCAGTGGACAAAGAAAGTACTCCAAGTTTGAAGCAGCCACATCTCCACTGCCGTCCAAGTTTGACTGTTAAACACTTACGTGAA TATGTCTCGCGGAAGACACCTCTGCAAGCTGATGATGTTGAAATACTATCAGTGAAAGGCCGTCATAGTACCAGCAAGGATCAATCAACCCCACGTACTTCAATCTCAATTGATGGCATGTCTCTTGTCTTCGATCCACTCAAGTATGAGTTACAAATTTTGGAAGGCGAAGAAACTTTGGCAGGACTTCAACCAGATTGCATCTATAGCACGGACCACTTG ATTCTAGGATATCGACGGAAGGGGCGGAGTTAA